The following coding sequences lie in one Lelliottia jeotgali genomic window:
- a CDS encoding Protease III precursor, whose protein sequence is MPGSTLLKAFVLFVALWAPLTQADTGWQPVQDTIRKSEKDTRQYQAIRLDNGMTVLLVSDPQAVKSLSALVVPVGSLEDPDSHPGLAHYLEHMTLMGSKKYPQPDSLSEFLKMHGGSHNASTAPYRTAFYLEVENDALEGAVDRLADAIASPLLDKKYADRERNAVNAELTMARTRDGMRMAQVSAETINPVHPGSRFSGGNLETLSDKPNSPVLDALHAFRDKYYSANLMKAVVYSNKPLPELARIAAQTYGRVPNKNIEQPEITTPVVTDEQKGIIIHYVPAMPRKVLRVEFRIDNNTKQFRSKTDELVTYLIGNRSPGTLSDWLQKQGLVEGIRADSDPVVNGNSGVLAISATLTDKGLAHRDEVVAAIFSYLSLLRDKGVDKSYFDELAHVLDLDFRYPSITRDMDYVEWLADTMIRVPVEHTLDAVNIADQYDADAIKARLAMMTPQNARIWYISPKEPHNKTAYFVDAPYQVNKISEQTFSDWQKESGKIALKLPELNPYIPDDFTLIKSAKEYPHPELIINEPTLRVVYTPSRYFASEPKADVSVVLRNPQAMDSAKNQVMFALNDYLAGIALDQLSNQAAVGGISFSTNANNGLMVNANGYTQRLPQLFQALLEGYFSYTPTEEQLEQAKSWYAQMMDSAEKGKAFDQAIMPVQMMSQIPYFQRETRRALLPSITLKEVMDYRSALKTHSRPEFLIVGNMSEDQAKTLAQNVHKQLGANGNEWCRNQDVLVDKQQNVIFEKAGSSTDSALAAVFVPTGYDEFSSSAYSAVLGQIIQPWFYNQLRTEEQLGYAVFAFSMNVGRQWGLGFLLQSSDKQPAYLWQRYQAFFPQAEEKLRKMTPEEFAQIQQAVIAQVQQAPQTLGEEASQLSKDFDRGNLTFDSRDKVVAEIKLLTPQKVADFFHQAVVKPQGMACLSQISGSQNGKVDYVNPKGWKVWESVSALQKSMPWSKKE, encoded by the coding sequence ATGCCAGGCAGCACCTTGTTGAAAGCGTTTGTTTTGTTTGTCGCCCTCTGGGCTCCCCTCACTCAGGCAGACACCGGTTGGCAACCCGTTCAGGACACAATCCGTAAGAGCGAAAAAGATACCCGCCAGTATCAGGCTATTCGCCTTGATAATGGAATGACCGTGTTGCTGGTTTCCGATCCGCAGGCGGTTAAATCGCTCTCTGCGCTGGTGGTACCGGTGGGATCGCTGGAAGATCCTGATTCACACCCGGGACTTGCCCATTATCTCGAACACATGACGCTGATGGGCTCCAAAAAATACCCACAGCCGGATAGCCTTTCCGAATTCCTCAAAATGCACGGCGGCAGCCACAATGCCAGCACCGCGCCATACCGCACTGCGTTTTATCTTGAAGTCGAAAATGATGCGCTGGAAGGAGCGGTCGACCGTCTGGCTGACGCTATCGCATCGCCACTGCTTGATAAAAAGTATGCCGATCGTGAACGTAACGCCGTTAATGCCGAGCTGACGATGGCGCGCACGCGAGACGGTATGCGTATGGCTCAGGTCAGCGCCGAAACGATCAACCCCGTGCACCCTGGCTCGCGTTTTTCCGGTGGTAATCTGGAAACGCTGAGTGATAAGCCCAACAGTCCGGTTCTCGATGCCTTGCACGCATTTCGCGACAAATACTACTCTGCCAACCTGATGAAAGCCGTGGTGTACAGCAATAAGCCGCTGCCTGAACTGGCGCGCATTGCTGCGCAAACCTATGGCCGTGTGCCGAACAAAAATATTGAACAGCCCGAGATTACAACGCCTGTGGTCACGGATGAGCAAAAAGGCATCATCATTCACTATGTGCCTGCGATGCCGCGCAAAGTGCTGCGCGTTGAATTCCGTATTGATAACAACACCAAACAGTTCCGCAGCAAAACGGACGAACTGGTCACTTATCTGATCGGCAATCGCAGTCCAGGCACGCTCTCGGACTGGCTGCAAAAACAGGGGCTGGTAGAGGGTATTCGTGCGGACTCCGATCCGGTCGTCAATGGCAACAGCGGCGTTTTAGCTATCTCGGCAACCCTCACCGATAAAGGCCTCGCGCACCGCGATGAAGTGGTAGCAGCGATTTTTAGCTATCTGTCCCTGTTGCGTGATAAAGGCGTCGATAAAAGCTACTTTGACGAACTGGCCCATGTGCTGGATCTCGACTTCCGTTATCCGTCGATTACCCGCGATATGGACTACGTTGAATGGCTGGCGGATACCATGATCCGCGTTCCGGTAGAACATACCCTCGATGCAGTGAACATTGCCGATCAATATGATGCCGACGCCATCAAAGCGCGTCTGGCGATGATGACCCCGCAAAACGCGCGTATCTGGTATATCAGCCCGAAAGAGCCGCATAACAAAACCGCTTACTTTGTTGATGCGCCTTATCAGGTAAATAAAATCAGCGAACAAACCTTCTCTGACTGGCAGAAAGAGTCCGGGAAAATTGCGTTGAAATTACCTGAACTGAATCCGTACATACCCGATGATTTCACGCTGATTAAGTCTGCGAAGGAATACCCGCACCCGGAACTGATTATCAACGAACCCACTCTGCGCGTGGTATATACCCCAAGCCGCTATTTTGCCAGCGAGCCAAAAGCGGATGTTAGCGTCGTGCTGCGTAATCCGCAGGCGATGGATAGCGCTAAAAACCAGGTCATGTTTGCGCTGAATGACTATCTGGCCGGCATCGCGCTGGACCAGCTCAGCAACCAGGCCGCCGTGGGTGGGATCAGTTTCTCCACCAACGCGAATAACGGATTAATGGTCAACGCCAACGGTTACACGCAGCGTTTACCGCAGCTTTTCCAGGCGCTGCTCGAAGGCTATTTCAGCTATACGCCGACCGAAGAACAGCTTGAACAGGCTAAATCCTGGTATGCGCAGATGATGGATTCGGCGGAAAAAGGCAAAGCGTTCGATCAGGCGATTATGCCTGTACAGATGATGTCGCAAATTCCGTACTTCCAGCGTGAAACGCGCCGCGCACTGCTGCCATCAATCACTCTGAAAGAGGTGATGGATTACCGCTCGGCGCTGAAAACTCACTCACGTCCAGAGTTCCTGATTGTGGGCAATATGAGCGAAGATCAGGCTAAAACGCTTGCTCAGAATGTCCACAAACAGCTGGGTGCGAACGGCAACGAGTGGTGCCGTAACCAGGATGTGCTGGTGGATAAACAGCAGAATGTGATCTTCGAAAAAGCGGGCAGCAGCACGGATTCGGCGCTGGCGGCGGTCTTTGTCCCTACTGGCTACGATGAATTTTCCAGCTCTGCCTACAGTGCGGTACTGGGACAAATTATCCAGCCGTGGTTCTACAATCAGTTGCGTACCGAAGAACAGCTTGGCTATGCCGTATTCGCGTTCTCAATGAACGTGGGCCGCCAGTGGGGTCTGGGTTTCCTGTTGCAAAGTAGCGATAAACAGCCAGCCTATCTGTGGCAGCGTTATCAGGCATTCTTCCCGCAGGCTGAAGAGAAACTGCGCAAAATGACGCCAGAAGAATTTGCTCAAATCCAGCAGGCGGTTATCGCGCAGGTGCAGCAGGCACCACAGACCCTGGGCGAAGAAGCGTCGCAGCTGAGCAAAGATTTCGACCGGGGTAATCTGACCTTCGATTCACGTGATAAAGTAGTTGCCGAGATAAAACTGCTGACGCCGCAAAAGGTTGCCGATTTCTTCCACCAGGCGGTGGTGAAGCCGCAAGGCATGGCGTGCTTATCTCAGATTTCCGGCAGCCAGAACGGGAAAGTGGATTACGTGAATCCAAAAGGCTGGAAAGTCTGGGAGAGCGTCAGCGCATTACAGAAATCAATGCCCTGGAGTAAGAAAGAATGA
- a CDS encoding Exodeoxyribonuclease V gamma chain — MLRVYHSNRLDVLEALMEFIVEREHPADPFEPEMVLVQSTGMAQWLQMSLAQKFGIAANIEFPLPASFIWEMFVRVLPEIPKKSEFNKQSMSWKLMSLLPDMLASDEFAMLRHYLSDDTDKRKLFQLASRTADLYDQYLVYRPDWLTRWEAGALVDGLPEAQIWQAPLWKALVEHTAKLGQPQWHRANLYERFISTLETVSEPPAGLPSRVFICGISALPPVYLNALKALGKHVDIHILFTNPCRHYWGDIQDPKWLARLVARQRRRIFEDRAIPLFKDSDNAAQLFDEEGIQDLPNPLLASWGKLGRDYIHMLSDISSSGEGDVDAFAEITPDSLLHNVQLDILDLDNRAIAGITAEEFARSDKKRRLDPEDRSVTVHVCHSPQREVEVLHDKLLAMLQDCPELTPRDIVVMVADIDSYSPFIQAVFGSATGDRYLPYAVSDRRARQSHPALQAFLSLLALPDSRFISEDVLALLDVPVLAARFNIDEEGLRYLRQWVNESGVRWGIDDDNVQEFELPPTGQHTWQFGLTRMLLGYAMESHQGEWNDVLPYDESSGLIAELVGHLASLLMQLNRWRRELMQSRTLEAWQPLCREMLNDFFLPDTDTEAAMALIEQQWQAIIDEGISSHYGEAIPLSLLRDELTQRLDQERISQRFLAGPVNICTLMPMRSIPFKVVCLLGMNDGVYPRALAPLGFDLMSHQPKRGDRSRRDDDRYLFLEALISAQQKLYISYIGHSIQDNSERFPSVLVQELVDYIGQSHYLPGDEERNCDESEQRVKKHITHLHSRMPFDPTNYVDDEQQSYAREWLPAARKEGQAHTDFIQELEPLPIETLTFEQLQRFWAHPVRAFFQQRLQVSFRSEESEIPDAEPFTLDGLNRYQLNQQLLNALVEGESAQTLFRRYRAAGQLPYGAFGEIAWDMQCQEMQALADRVVECRQPGKSLEIDLTCNGIQLTGWLQQVQQDGLLRWRPAMLSVSQGLQLWLEHLVYMACGYEGESRLFVRKDGEWRFPQMSSEQALGYLELFIEGYRQGMNKPLLLLPESGGAWIKTCYDAQNDAMLTDDATLQKARSKFLQAYEGNMMVRGEGDDVWYQRLWRTLAPEHFDAITHEAERYLLPLFKFNQS; from the coding sequence ATGTTAAGGGTCTATCACTCAAATCGTCTGGATGTGCTGGAAGCGCTGATGGAATTTATCGTCGAGCGTGAACACCCAGCCGATCCCTTTGAGCCAGAAATGGTGCTGGTTCAAAGCACGGGTATGGCTCAGTGGCTGCAAATGTCCCTGGCGCAAAAGTTCGGTATTGCGGCAAATATCGAATTCCCACTCCCGGCAAGTTTCATCTGGGAAATGTTTGTCCGCGTTCTGCCAGAAATCCCTAAAAAGAGTGAATTTAACAAACAAAGCATGAGCTGGAAGTTAATGTCGCTGCTGCCAGATATGCTGGCGAGCGATGAGTTTGCCATGTTGCGCCACTACCTCAGCGACGATACGGATAAACGCAAACTGTTCCAGTTGGCTTCTCGTACTGCGGACCTTTATGACCAGTATCTGGTTTATCGCCCGGATTGGCTGACACGATGGGAAGCGGGAGCGCTTGTAGACGGCCTGCCTGAAGCGCAAATCTGGCAAGCACCGCTGTGGAAAGCGCTGGTGGAGCATACGGCAAAACTGGGGCAACCGCAGTGGCACCGTGCCAACCTGTATGAGCGCTTTATCTCGACGCTGGAAACAGTCTCTGAACCGCCTGCCGGGTTGCCGTCGCGTGTGTTTATCTGCGGGATTTCAGCTTTACCACCGGTTTACCTGAATGCTCTAAAAGCCCTGGGGAAACACGTCGATATCCACATTCTGTTTACCAACCCATGTCGCCATTACTGGGGCGATATTCAGGACCCTAAATGGCTCGCGCGACTTGTTGCCCGCCAGAGACGGCGGATCTTTGAAGACCGCGCCATCCCACTTTTCAAAGACAGCGATAATGCTGCGCAGCTTTTCGACGAAGAAGGTATCCAGGACTTACCGAATCCACTACTGGCCTCCTGGGGAAAACTAGGCCGTGACTACATCCACATGCTGTCTGATATTTCCTCATCGGGCGAGGGCGACGTGGATGCTTTTGCAGAGATCACGCCGGACAGCCTGCTGCACAACGTACAGCTCGATATTCTCGACCTTGATAATCGCGCCATCGCGGGAATAACCGCTGAGGAATTTGCTCGCAGCGACAAAAAACGACGACTGGATCCTGAGGATCGCAGCGTTACCGTGCATGTATGTCACAGCCCGCAGCGCGAAGTCGAAGTACTTCATGACAAATTGCTGGCGATGCTGCAGGACTGCCCTGAACTGACGCCGCGCGATATTGTGGTCATGGTGGCGGATATCGACAGCTACAGTCCGTTTATTCAGGCCGTATTCGGCAGTGCCACTGGCGATCGCTACCTCCCGTACGCCGTTTCTGACCGTCGGGCGCGCCAGTCACATCCGGCTTTGCAGGCCTTTCTCAGCCTGCTTGCTCTGCCGGACAGTCGCTTTATTTCTGAAGACGTACTGGCGCTTCTGGATGTCCCGGTGCTGGCCGCCCGCTTTAATATCGATGAAGAAGGACTGCGCTATCTGCGCCAGTGGGTGAATGAATCTGGCGTTCGCTGGGGTATCGACGATGACAACGTTCAGGAATTCGAACTCCCGCCAACCGGTCAACACACCTGGCAGTTTGGCCTGACGCGTATGCTGCTCGGGTATGCGATGGAAAGTCATCAGGGAGAGTGGAACGACGTCCTGCCCTACGATGAATCATCCGGGCTGATTGCCGAACTGGTCGGCCATCTGGCATCACTTTTAATGCAGCTAAACCGCTGGCGGCGTGAGCTGATGCAATCCCGCACTCTGGAAGCGTGGCAGCCGTTGTGCCGGGAAATGCTGAATGACTTTTTCCTGCCCGATACAGACACTGAAGCCGCAATGGCGCTTATTGAGCAGCAATGGCAGGCGATTATTGATGAGGGCATTTCGTCACATTATGGTGAAGCCATTCCCTTGTCACTGCTTCGCGATGAGTTGACGCAGCGCCTGGACCAGGAACGTATTAGCCAGCGCTTCCTCGCGGGGCCTGTCAATATTTGTACCTTAATGCCGATGCGTTCGATTCCATTCAAGGTGGTTTGCCTGCTGGGGATGAATGACGGCGTTTATCCGCGTGCCCTTGCGCCGCTGGGCTTCGATCTCATGAGTCATCAGCCAAAGCGCGGCGATCGTAGCCGACGCGACGACGACCGCTACCTCTTCCTGGAGGCGCTTATCTCGGCCCAGCAAAAGCTTTATATCAGCTATATCGGGCATTCCATTCAGGATAACAGTGAGCGCTTCCCATCAGTACTGGTGCAAGAGCTGGTGGATTACATTGGGCAAAGCCACTATCTGCCCGGTGATGAAGAGCGGAATTGCGATGAAAGCGAGCAGCGGGTAAAAAAACATATCACGCATCTCCACAGCCGTATGCCGTTCGATCCGACCAACTATGTCGACGACGAACAGCAAAGCTATGCGCGTGAATGGCTCCCCGCCGCGAGGAAAGAGGGGCAAGCCCATACGGATTTCATTCAGGAGCTTGAGCCTCTTCCGATCGAAACGCTCACCTTTGAGCAGTTGCAACGGTTTTGGGCGCACCCAGTACGCGCTTTTTTCCAGCAGCGATTGCAGGTGAGCTTCCGCTCAGAAGAGAGTGAAATTCCGGATGCAGAACCTTTCACTCTCGACGGATTAAACCGCTATCAGCTCAATCAACAGCTGCTCAATGCACTGGTCGAAGGGGAAAGCGCCCAAACGTTGTTCCGTCGCTATCGGGCTGCGGGGCAGCTACCCTACGGCGCATTTGGGGAAATCGCCTGGGACATGCAGTGTCAGGAGATGCAGGCCCTGGCTGACCGGGTAGTGGAGTGCCGACAGCCGGGTAAGAGTCTTGAAATCGATCTGACATGCAACGGTATTCAGCTAACGGGCTGGTTACAGCAGGTGCAGCAGGATGGACTTTTGCGCTGGCGTCCAGCGATGCTCAGCGTTTCACAAGGTTTGCAACTCTGGCTCGAACATCTTGTCTACATGGCGTGTGGTTACGAAGGTGAAAGCCGTTTGTTTGTGCGTAAAGACGGAGAATGGCGATTCCCGCAGATGTCCTCTGAGCAGGCCCTTGGGTATCTGGAACTGTTCATTGAAGGTTATCGGCAGGGGATGAACAAACCACTGCTGTTGCTGCCAGAAAGTGGGGGAGCATGGATAAAAACCTGTTACGACGCGCAGAATGATGCCATGTTAACGGATGACGCCACGCTGCAAAAAGCACGCAGCAAGTTTTTACAGGCGTACGAAGGGAACATGATGGTGCGTGGAGAGGGTGATGATGTCTGGTATCAGCGTTTATGGAGAACGCTGGCGCCGGAACATTTCGATGCCATTACGCACGAGGCCGAGCGCTATCTGTTACCTTTGTTTAAATTTAATCAGTCCTGA
- a CDS encoding Prepilin peptidase dependent protein C precursor produces the protein MEVLLAMMLLVIIITALSGYHRALALRFSVFNQYRQLWHYAWNQAQLSADALPDGWRVNRVQTTQAGCVSITVTIISPLGRQGQMTNLHCPLSQ, from the coding sequence ATGGAAGTGCTATTAGCCATGATGCTGCTGGTGATAATAATCACTGCGCTGTCCGGATACCATCGGGCGCTGGCACTGCGTTTTAGTGTTTTCAATCAGTATCGGCAGCTATGGCACTATGCCTGGAATCAGGCGCAATTGTCGGCTGATGCATTACCTGATGGCTGGCGGGTAAACCGAGTGCAGACAACGCAGGCGGGATGTGTCAGCATCACGGTCACAATTATTTCTCCTTTGGGGCGGCAGGGTCAGATGACAAACCTGCATTGCCCGCTTAGCCAGTAA
- a CDS encoding Thymidylate synthase — protein sequence MKQYLELMKKVLDEGTPKNDRTGTGTLSIFGHQMRFNLQEGFPLVTTKRCHLRSIIHELLWFLQGDTNVAYLHENNVSIWDEWADENGNLGPVYGKQWRAWPTPDGRHIDQITTVLNQLKNDPDSRRIIVSAWNVGELDKMALAPCHAFFQFYVADGKLSCQLYQRSCDVFLGLPFNIASYALLVHMMAQQCDLEVGDFVWTGGDTHLYSNHMEQTHLQLTREPRALPKLVIKRKPESIFDYRFDDFEIEGYDPHPGIKAPVAI from the coding sequence ATGAAACAGTATCTTGAACTGATGAAAAAAGTGCTTGATGAGGGCACGCCAAAAAACGATCGTACCGGCACCGGAACGCTCTCCATTTTTGGCCACCAGATGCGCTTTAACCTGCAGGAAGGTTTTCCACTGGTGACAACCAAGCGCTGTCATTTGCGCTCGATCATTCATGAACTGCTCTGGTTCTTGCAAGGTGATACCAATGTGGCGTATCTGCACGAAAACAACGTCTCTATCTGGGACGAATGGGCAGATGAAAACGGCAACCTGGGCCCGGTGTATGGAAAACAATGGCGCGCGTGGCCAACGCCAGATGGCCGTCATATCGACCAAATCACCACGGTATTGAACCAGCTGAAAAACGATCCCGACTCGCGTCGGATTATCGTCTCAGCCTGGAACGTCGGCGAGCTGGACAAAATGGCATTGGCGCCTTGCCATGCTTTCTTCCAGTTCTATGTGGCTGACGGCAAGCTGTCTTGCCAGCTTTACCAGCGCTCTTGCGATGTGTTCCTCGGTCTGCCGTTCAACATCGCCAGCTACGCCCTACTGGTACATATGATGGCGCAGCAGTGCGATCTTGAGGTCGGTGATTTTGTCTGGACCGGTGGTGATACCCACCTTTACAGCAATCACATGGAACAGACGCACCTTCAGCTAACCCGCGAACCGCGTGCGTTGCCGAAGCTGGTTATCAAGCGTAAGCCGGAATCCATTTTCGACTACCGCTTCGACGATTTCGAGATTGAAGGTTACGACCCGCATCCTGGTATTAAAGCTCCTGTCGCTATCTGA
- a CDS encoding Prolipoprotein diacylglyceryl transferase, with protein sequence MNSGYLHFPEFDPVIFSVGPVALHWYGLMYLVGFIFAMWLAGRRAGRPGSGWTKNEVENLLYAGFLGVFLGGRIGYVLFYNFPIFLNDPLYLFRVWDGGMSFHGGLIGVILVMVIFAKRTKRNFFQVADFIAPLIPFGLGAGRLGNFINGELWGRVDPSVSWTMLFPNSRAEDIALLPSHPEWQSIFDTYGSLPRHMSQLYELALEGVVLFIILNLYIRKPRPMGSVSGLFLIGYGAFRIIVEFFRQPDQQFTGEWVQYISMGQILSIPMIVAGVIMMIWAYRRPQQQLS encoded by the coding sequence ATGAACAGTGGTTATCTGCATTTTCCGGAATTTGATCCGGTCATTTTCTCAGTTGGTCCCGTTGCACTTCACTGGTACGGTCTTATGTACCTGGTGGGCTTCATCTTTGCCATGTGGCTTGCGGGCCGCCGTGCCGGCCGTCCGGGCAGCGGATGGACCAAAAACGAAGTTGAAAACTTGCTGTATGCAGGCTTCCTCGGCGTGTTCCTTGGCGGGCGTATCGGCTATGTGCTGTTCTACAACTTCCCAATCTTCTTAAACGATCCACTCTATCTGTTCCGCGTATGGGACGGCGGCATGTCCTTCCACGGCGGCCTGATCGGTGTGATCCTGGTGATGGTGATTTTCGCCAAACGCACCAAACGCAACTTCTTCCAGGTGGCTGATTTTATTGCTCCGCTGATCCCGTTTGGCCTTGGCGCTGGGCGTCTGGGTAACTTTATTAACGGTGAATTGTGGGGCCGTGTGGACCCGAGCGTCTCCTGGACGATGCTGTTCCCGAACTCACGTGCTGAAGACATCGCGCTGCTGCCGTCGCACCCTGAATGGCAGTCAATCTTCGACACCTACGGCTCGCTGCCGCGCCACATGTCCCAGCTGTATGAGCTGGCCCTGGAAGGCGTTGTACTGTTCATCATTCTGAATCTCTATATTCGCAAACCGCGTCCGATGGGGTCAGTCTCTGGTCTGTTCCTGATTGGCTATGGCGCGTTCCGTATCATCGTTGAATTCTTCCGCCAGCCGGATCAGCAGTTCACCGGCGAATGGGTACAGTACATCAGCATGGGACAGATTCTCTCTATCCCAATGATTGTCGCGGGTGTCATCATGATGATTTGGGCATATCGTCGTCCACAGCAACAGCTTTCCTGA
- a CDS encoding Phosphoenolpyruvate-protein phosphotransferase, nitrogen regulation associated, whose amino-acid sequence MLTRLREIVEKVASAPRLNEALDILVTDICLAMETEVCSVYLADHDRRCYYLMATRGLKKPRGRTVALAFDEGIVGLVGRLAEPINLADAQKHPSFKYIPSVKEERFRAFLGVPIIQRRQLLGVLVVQQRELRQFDESEESFLVTLATQMAAILSQSQLAALFGQYRQTRIRALPASPGVAIAEGWMDATLPLMEQVYEASTLDAALERERLTSALEEASNEFRRYSKRFAAGAQKETAAIFDLYSHLLSDARLRRELFAEVDKGSVAEWAVKKVIERFAEQFAALTDGYLKERAGDLRSLGQRLLFHLDDTIQGENAWPKRFVLVADELSATTLAELPHDRLAGVVVRDGAANSHAAIMVRALGIPTVMGADIQPSVLQRRTLVVDGYRGELLVDPEPVLLQEYQRLISEENELSRLAEDDVDLPAQLKSGERVKVMLNAGLSPAHEEKLGSRIDGIGLYRTEIPFMLQSGFPSEEEQVAQYQGMLQMFNDKPVTLRTLDVGADKQLPYMPISEENPCLGWRGIRITLDQPEIFLVQVRAMLRANAATGNLSILLPMVTSLDEIDEARRLIERAGREVEEMIGYAIPKPRLGVMLEVPSMVFMLPQLATRVDFISVGTNDLTQYILAVDRNNTRVASIYDSLHPGMLRALAMIARDAELYGIDLRLCGEMAGDSMCVAILIGLGFRHLSMNGRSVARVKYLLRHIEIEDAQELAKRSLEAQLATEVRHQVAAFMERRGMGGLIRGGR is encoded by the coding sequence ATGCTCACCCGCTTGCGAGAAATAGTCGAAAAGGTTGCCAGTGCTCCGCGCCTCAATGAGGCGCTGGATATTCTGGTAACCGACATCTGTCTTGCGATGGAAACCGAAGTTTGTTCGGTGTATTTGGCCGACCACGATCGACGCTGTTATTACCTGATGGCGACCCGTGGGTTAAAAAAACCGCGTGGCCGCACCGTTGCGCTCGCATTTGACGAAGGGATCGTAGGCCTCGTTGGACGGCTTGCGGAACCTATCAACCTTGCCGATGCGCAAAAACACCCCAGCTTTAAATACATCCCGTCCGTTAAAGAAGAGCGTTTCCGCGCGTTTTTGGGGGTGCCGATCATTCAGCGCCGTCAGCTTCTTGGTGTGCTGGTGGTTCAGCAGCGCGAACTGCGTCAGTTCGATGAAAGCGAAGAGTCGTTCCTCGTCACGCTGGCCACGCAAATGGCGGCAATCCTTTCCCAGTCTCAGCTAGCGGCGCTGTTCGGTCAGTATCGTCAGACGCGTATCCGTGCGTTGCCTGCGTCGCCGGGTGTCGCTATCGCCGAAGGCTGGATGGACGCCACGCTGCCGCTCATGGAGCAGGTTTACGAAGCCTCCACGCTGGATGCGGCCCTTGAACGCGAACGTTTAACCAGCGCGCTGGAAGAGGCGTCGAATGAGTTCCGCCGTTACAGCAAGCGTTTTGCTGCCGGTGCGCAGAAAGAGACGGCGGCGATTTTTGATCTGTATTCGCATCTGCTCTCTGATGCCCGCTTACGTCGCGAGCTCTTTGCCGAAGTGGACAAAGGTTCGGTGGCTGAATGGGCCGTCAAAAAGGTTATCGAACGCTTTGCCGAGCAGTTTGCCGCCCTGACTGATGGTTATCTGAAGGAACGCGCGGGCGATCTGCGTAGCCTGGGCCAGCGTCTGCTGTTCCATCTCGACGATACCATTCAGGGCGAAAATGCCTGGCCAAAACGCTTTGTATTGGTCGCCGATGAACTGTCGGCCACCACACTTGCTGAACTGCCGCATGACCGACTGGCGGGCGTGGTGGTACGCGACGGTGCGGCCAACTCTCACGCGGCCATTATGGTACGTGCGCTGGGTATTCCTACCGTCATGGGGGCCGATATTCAGCCTTCAGTCCTGCAACGACGCACCCTGGTGGTGGATGGTTATCGCGGCGAGTTGCTGGTCGATCCCGAACCGGTACTTCTGCAGGAATATCAGCGGTTAATTAGCGAAGAAAACGAACTCAGCCGTCTTGCTGAAGATGACGTAGACCTGCCTGCGCAGCTGAAAAGCGGCGAGCGAGTTAAGGTGATGCTCAACGCGGGCCTGAGCCCGGCGCACGAAGAGAAACTCGGTAGCCGCATCGACGGTATTGGTTTGTACCGCACTGAAATTCCTTTTATGTTGCAAAGCGGCTTCCCTTCCGAGGAGGAGCAGGTGGCGCAGTATCAGGGGATGCTGCAGATGTTTAACGACAAACCCGTCACCTTGCGCACACTGGATGTCGGTGCGGATAAACAGCTGCCGTACATGCCGATCAGCGAAGAAAACCCATGTCTGGGCTGGCGCGGGATCCGCATTACGCTCGATCAGCCGGAGATTTTCCTGGTACAGGTGCGCGCTATGCTGCGTGCGAATGCAGCCACGGGCAATCTCAGTATTCTCCTGCCGATGGTCACCAGCCTCGACGAAATCGACGAAGCGCGTCGACTCATCGAACGTGCTGGCCGTGAAGTGGAAGAGATGATTGGTTATGCGATCCCAAAACCGCGTCTGGGCGTGATGCTCGAAGTCCCTTCGATGGTCTTTATGCTGCCACAGCTGGCAACCCGCGTGGACTTCATCTCGGTCGGTACCAACGACCTGACGCAGTACATTCTGGCGGTTGATCGCAACAACACGCGTGTGGCGAGTATTTACGATAGTCTCCATCCGGGCATGCTACGTGCGCTGGCGATGATTGCACGTGACGCAGAACTGTATGGCATCGATCTGCGGCTGTGCGGCGAAATGGCCGGGGACTCCATGTGTGTAGCAATCCTGATTGGTCTTGGCTTCCGCCATCTGTCGATGAACGGCCGCTCGGTGGCGCGCGTGAAATACCTGCTGCGTCATATCGAAATTGAAGATGCACAGGAGCTGGCAAAACGCAGCCTTGAGGCACAGTTGGCGACGGAAGTCCGTCATCAGGTTGCCGCGTTTATGGAACGTCGCGGTATGGGCGGTTTAATCCGTGGTGGCCGCTAG